The proteins below are encoded in one region of Bremerella sp. P1:
- a CDS encoding AraC family transcriptional regulator, with protein sequence MLNLTPSLTNHALEETLPSWGVLILESHHGPDFEMEFRVHDFVKVLYVISGSGHVHVAEDRFEVGPRDMVVVLPGRKNRIEDSPNSPISCYVLCVHRSLLAFDTQAVSALPLGLLTRQAHFAQRIERRLRRLLYQQLQNSPLTPLAMVSNGLEILSLISSHRVDKSEGLTDLSQEPGVDEMVAYIRHLDTHFFEATTIDEASSSIGIPRRRFTQLFRGVTGQTWLNYVQELRVEHACKLLETTDRPITSIAFECGFAELSTFYRAFRKMRDVTPSAWRRSRAD encoded by the coding sequence ATGTTGAATTTGACGCCTTCACTGACAAATCACGCCTTGGAAGAGACCCTGCCTTCGTGGGGTGTCTTGATACTTGAAAGTCATCACGGTCCGGACTTCGAGATGGAGTTTCGTGTCCATGACTTCGTGAAGGTGCTTTACGTCATCTCGGGCAGCGGTCACGTGCATGTCGCGGAGGATCGCTTCGAGGTAGGGCCCCGAGACATGGTGGTGGTTCTGCCGGGCCGCAAGAATCGCATCGAAGATTCACCGAACTCGCCGATTTCCTGCTATGTGCTGTGCGTGCATCGCTCGTTGCTTGCCTTTGATACGCAAGCCGTCTCGGCTTTGCCGCTCGGGTTGTTGACGCGTCAGGCCCACTTCGCACAGCGGATCGAACGACGATTACGACGTCTGCTCTATCAGCAATTGCAGAATAGTCCATTAACGCCCTTGGCGATGGTTTCGAACGGGCTGGAGATCCTTTCGCTGATTTCCAGTCATCGCGTCGACAAGTCGGAAGGCTTGACCGATCTGTCGCAAGAGCCCGGCGTCGATGAGATGGTTGCCTACATTCGCCATCTGGATACGCATTTCTTTGAAGCGACGACCATTGACGAGGCCTCGAGCAGTATCGGCATCCCGCGCCGCCGTTTCACCCAGTTGTTTCGCGGCGTGACAGGCCAGACGTGGTTGAATTACGTGCAAGAGTTGCGTGTCGAGCATGCCTGTAAGCTGCTGGAAACGACCGATCGCCCGATTACTTCGATTGCGTTCGAGTGCGGATTCGCTGAGCTTTCGACTTTCTATCGTGCATTTCGCAAGATGCGCGACGTGACGCCCAGTGCCTGGCGTCGTTCCCGCGCTGACTAA
- a CDS encoding tetratricopeptide repeat protein has protein sequence MRPSFQKLWLFVVFALVATGSAMVRADQAADQYRIASFHYARGDWQQAIDAFDQFLAKHPDHSQVGVIHFYRGESLVQLSRCDEALRAYTLFLSKLPQHSFVEHAEFRVAECYFLSGQNEAAKNAFQIFQNKHKTSKLIPHAYPYLAEIASKEKRWDEAILMYGKSVKEATSPNMTVEARLGLARCYGQTSEWKEAGLAYEQLLIDLKEHPGKYAAGTIALEAGIAEFKAGNYRRAVDRFELAAKQQPTLVDQTSFWIAKTYFQVRDWPNAIERLQQLKANESLPEFQDEIHYLMAKISLAQGNAEDAIALFTEQIEAWPDSSWTDEALYQLITIHLEADDLAAAQAAWIQLAQRSQPNSLTIRAQMNVATQLQAHDAHAKALEVLQLEFPQVEAKVAQADRRNYLMAVSLFALSRKDEAKQLLEASDSMAAGPYRGMSLMLLGLIHSQNEDWINTVDALDRSLKDLTATEHRNLVQLRRTTALLHCDQVKVAKEAWSQVDRRQIAKATYLSEVTQIAGAAYRSGEIAWAKSLYEELAAQDNPEKFVEQGLAGLAWCQLATSDAVAATKTLDQLLEKNPNSALAVGAMYQQAQQMEETDVELAIGRYQQLAKHHPEDPLAAHAKLRCASLFDQLQRDAEAEAILVELIESKPDVLPAEDIWYRLAWVRMDQNKQKEALEAFEQIHQRFQDSDLWEDSTYRIAEAALNAGNLAKAREYLQKLLDKKGMSKVVVFGRYMLGQVEVQAGNWQAAIPHMDAVAEQVADEPLHSMAMFWGGEARFRSEKFDDAKAKFEQMLTDNMGRELESLPVAEMRLAQIFAHQDNWEAAYQKALEIENRYPNFAQVHELDYLMGRCLARQGEFQKARAAYTKVIQSPTASQGETAAMAQWMIGETFFHQKNYDAAVRAYAQVATNYEAFPKWKAAALLQIGKCHEIQENWEKATQYYTEVRTEFENSPFAPEAETRLSVVRQRTLQAQREGTRTK, from the coding sequence ATGAGACCCTCTTTTCAAAAGCTTTGGCTGTTTGTTGTATTCGCCCTGGTCGCGACCGGGAGTGCTATGGTCCGAGCGGACCAAGCTGCTGACCAATATCGCATTGCCTCGTTTCACTACGCGCGGGGCGATTGGCAGCAAGCGATCGATGCGTTCGATCAATTCCTGGCCAAGCACCCCGATCACTCCCAGGTAGGTGTGATTCACTTCTACCGCGGCGAGTCGCTTGTTCAGTTGTCGCGTTGCGACGAGGCACTGCGTGCTTACACGCTCTTTCTGAGCAAGCTGCCGCAGCATAGCTTCGTCGAGCATGCTGAATTCCGCGTCGCCGAGTGCTACTTTCTCTCCGGGCAGAACGAAGCGGCAAAGAACGCCTTTCAAATCTTCCAAAACAAACACAAGACCAGCAAGCTGATTCCACACGCATATCCTTACCTCGCCGAGATCGCGAGCAAGGAAAAACGTTGGGACGAAGCGATCTTGATGTACGGTAAATCGGTCAAGGAAGCGACCTCGCCCAACATGACCGTCGAAGCTCGGCTGGGACTGGCTCGCTGCTACGGTCAAACGAGTGAATGGAAAGAAGCCGGACTGGCTTACGAACAGTTGCTGATCGATTTGAAAGAACACCCCGGCAAGTACGCTGCTGGAACGATCGCCCTGGAAGCAGGCATCGCCGAATTCAAGGCCGGTAACTACCGCCGAGCCGTCGATCGTTTTGAACTGGCCGCCAAGCAGCAGCCCACGCTCGTCGATCAAACCAGTTTCTGGATCGCCAAGACTTACTTTCAGGTGCGCGACTGGCCGAATGCGATCGAACGTCTGCAACAACTCAAAGCGAACGAGTCGCTGCCTGAGTTCCAGGACGAGATCCACTACCTGATGGCCAAGATCTCGCTGGCACAGGGGAACGCCGAGGATGCCATCGCACTGTTCACTGAGCAGATTGAAGCCTGGCCCGATTCCTCTTGGACCGACGAAGCCCTGTATCAGCTGATCACCATCCATCTCGAAGCAGATGACCTTGCGGCCGCTCAAGCTGCCTGGATTCAGTTGGCACAACGCTCGCAGCCGAATTCATTGACCATTCGCGCTCAGATGAATGTCGCGACGCAGTTGCAAGCCCATGATGCCCACGCGAAAGCCCTGGAGGTTCTCCAGTTGGAATTCCCGCAGGTCGAAGCGAAGGTCGCTCAGGCTGATCGCCGCAACTACCTGATGGCCGTCTCGCTGTTTGCCTTGTCGCGAAAAGACGAAGCAAAACAGTTGCTCGAGGCTTCCGATTCGATGGCTGCAGGTCCATATCGCGGCATGTCGCTCATGCTGTTGGGATTGATCCATAGCCAAAACGAAGATTGGATTAACACGGTCGATGCCTTGGATCGCTCGCTCAAAGATTTGACAGCAACCGAACATCGCAACCTGGTCCAGCTCCGCCGCACCACTGCCCTGCTCCACTGCGATCAAGTAAAGGTCGCGAAAGAGGCTTGGAGCCAGGTCGATCGACGACAGATCGCCAAGGCCACTTACTTGAGCGAAGTCACGCAAATCGCAGGGGCAGCCTACCGCAGTGGTGAGATCGCCTGGGCGAAGTCGCTTTACGAAGAGTTGGCCGCCCAGGACAATCCTGAAAAATTCGTCGAGCAAGGCCTGGCCGGCTTGGCCTGGTGTCAACTGGCAACCTCCGACGCTGTGGCCGCCACCAAGACGCTTGACCAGCTTCTCGAGAAGAACCCTAACAGTGCCCTCGCCGTTGGTGCGATGTACCAGCAGGCCCAGCAGATGGAAGAAACGGACGTCGAACTAGCCATCGGGCGTTATCAACAGTTGGCCAAACATCATCCTGAAGATCCCTTGGCCGCTCATGCCAAGCTGCGATGTGCTTCGCTTTTCGATCAACTGCAGCGAGACGCCGAGGCGGAAGCCATTCTGGTCGAGCTAATCGAAAGCAAGCCTGACGTGCTGCCAGCGGAAGACATCTGGTACCGCCTGGCTTGGGTTCGTATGGACCAAAACAAGCAGAAAGAGGCTTTGGAAGCATTCGAGCAGATTCACCAACGATTCCAGGACAGCGATCTGTGGGAAGACTCGACCTACCGCATTGCGGAAGCCGCACTAAATGCCGGTAACCTTGCGAAAGCCCGCGAGTACCTACAGAAGTTGCTTGATAAAAAAGGCATGAGCAAGGTCGTCGTGTTTGGCCGCTACATGCTTGGCCAGGTCGAAGTCCAAGCTGGTAACTGGCAAGCTGCGATCCCGCACATGGATGCGGTTGCTGAGCAGGTCGCCGATGAGCCACTGCACAGCATGGCCATGTTCTGGGGCGGCGAAGCTCGCTTCCGCAGCGAGAAGTTCGACGACGCCAAGGCCAAGTTCGAGCAGATGCTGACCGACAACATGGGCCGCGAGTTGGAAAGCTTGCCAGTTGCCGAAATGAGGCTCGCTCAGATCTTCGCGCATCAAGACAATTGGGAAGCCGCCTATCAGAAGGCCTTGGAGATCGAAAACCGATATCCGAACTTCGCTCAGGTTCATGAACTGGATTACCTGATGGGCCGATGTCTTGCTCGTCAGGGAGAATTCCAGAAGGCTCGTGCCGCATACACCAAAGTGATTCAATCGCCGACAGCCAGCCAAGGCGAAACGGCGGCGATGGCTCAGTGGATGATCGGCGAGACCTTCTTCCATCAGAAGAACTACGACGCGGCCGTGCGAGCCTATGCTCAGGTTGCGACTAATTACGAAGCCTTCCCGAAGTGGAAAGCGGCCGCTCTGCTACAGATCGGTAAGTGCCACGAAATTCAAGAGAACTGGGAGAAGGCCACGCAGTACTACACGGAAGTACGTACTGAGTTTGAGAACTCGCCTTTTGCCCCAGAGGCGGAAACACGATTGAGTGTCGTGCGACAACGCACCCTGCAAGCTCAACGGGAAGGGACAAGGACCAAGTAA
- a CDS encoding 3-keto-disaccharide hydrolase, whose product MRTLLASLLLGLLIVGPTVSVFAAETEEGFVSIFNGENFDGWVGNTKGYKVEEGSIVCDPKAGGGNIYTEKEYANFVLKFEFKLPPGANNGLGIRAPLQGNAAYQGYELQILDNTAKKYETLKPYQYHGSLYGLAPAKRGHLKPLGEWNEQEVTVDGDLVKVVLNGTEILNVDLEEIRNNPTLDGSEHPGLKRSTGHIGFLGHGDKVEFRNLRIKSLPESK is encoded by the coding sequence ATGCGAACTCTTTTGGCTTCCCTTCTGTTGGGCCTGTTGATCGTTGGTCCCACCGTTTCTGTTTTCGCAGCCGAGACTGAAGAAGGCTTTGTCTCGATCTTCAACGGCGAGAACTTCGACGGTTGGGTCGGTAACACTAAGGGTTATAAGGTCGAAGAGGGAAGCATCGTCTGCGATCCCAAGGCAGGCGGCGGTAACATTTACACTGAGAAAGAGTACGCCAACTTCGTGCTGAAGTTTGAATTCAAGCTGCCGCCTGGGGCGAACAATGGCCTGGGTATCCGAGCTCCGCTGCAGGGCAACGCCGCCTACCAAGGGTACGAACTTCAGATTCTGGACAACACCGCCAAGAAGTACGAAACGCTGAAGCCGTACCAGTATCACGGTTCGCTTTACGGTTTGGCTCCGGCCAAGCGTGGTCATCTGAAGCCGCTTGGCGAATGGAACGAGCAGGAAGTGACCGTCGATGGCGACCTGGTGAAGGTTGTTCTTAACGGCACGGAAATCCTGAACGTCGACCTCGAAGAGATCCGCAATAACCCAACGCTCGATGGCAGCGAACACCCAGGTCTGAAGCGTTCGACCGGGCACATCGGCTTTTTGGGCCATGGCGACAAGGTTGAATTCCGTAACCTGCGAATCAAGTCGCTGCCGGAATCGAAGTAG